One window from the genome of Rhinolophus ferrumequinum isolate MPI-CBG mRhiFer1 chromosome 22, mRhiFer1_v1.p, whole genome shotgun sequence encodes:
- the ENSA gene encoding alpha-endosulfine isoform X1, producing the protein MSQKQEEENPAEETGEEKQDTQEKEGILPERAEEAKLKAKYPSLGQKPGGSDFLMKRLQKGQKYFDSGDYNMAKAKMKNKQLPSAGPDKNLVTGDHIPTPQDLPQRKSSLVTSKLAGCSVRNHQKSPERGEASPPLPPPTVTSSVMPKHESP; encoded by the exons ATGTCCCAGAAACAAGAAGAGGAGAACCCTGCGGAGGAGACCGGCGAGGAGAAGCAG GACACACAGGAGAAAGAAGGTATTCTCCCTGAGAGAGCCGAGGAGGCAAAGCTAAAGGCCAAATATCCAAGCCTAGGACAAAAGCCTGGAGGTTCCGACTTCCTCATGAAGAGACTCCAGAAAGGG CAAAAGTACTTTGACTCAGGAGATTACAACATGGCCAAAGCCAAGATGAAGAATAAGCAGCTGCCGAGCGCAGGACCAGACAAGAACCTGGTGACTGGCGATCACATCCCCACCCCACAGGATCTGCCCCAGAGAAAGTCCTCGCTCGTCACCAGCAAGCTTGCGGG atgctcAGTCAGGAACCATCAGAAGTCCCCAGAACGGGGAGAAGCGTCGCCGCCGCTGCCACCACCCACCGTCACCTCCTCAGTCATGCCGAAGCACGAGTCACCGTAG
- the ENSA gene encoding alpha-endosulfine isoform X2 — protein MSQKQEEENPAEETGEEKQDTQEKEGILPERAEEAKLKAKYPSLGQKPGGSDFLMKRLQKGQKYFDSGDYNMAKAKMKNKQLPSAGPDKNLVTGDHIPTPQDLPQRKSSLVTSKLAGGQVE, from the exons ATGTCCCAGAAACAAGAAGAGGAGAACCCTGCGGAGGAGACCGGCGAGGAGAAGCAG GACACACAGGAGAAAGAAGGTATTCTCCCTGAGAGAGCCGAGGAGGCAAAGCTAAAGGCCAAATATCCAAGCCTAGGACAAAAGCCTGGAGGTTCCGACTTCCTCATGAAGAGACTCCAGAAAGGG CAAAAGTACTTTGACTCAGGAGATTACAACATGGCCAAAGCCAAGATGAAGAATAAGCAGCTGCCGAGCGCAGGACCAGACAAGAACCTGGTGACTGGCGATCACATCCCCACCCCACAGGATCTGCCCCAGAGAAAGTCCTCGCTCGTCACCAGCAAGCTTGCGGG TGGCCAAGTTGAATGA